ATAAGCATTACCGTTCCTGTTCTCTTTCAGAATGTTCCCACATCTGGAACACTTCTGACTGGAGAATCTAGGATCAACGGTAATTACAAGTTTACCAACAGCTTCAGCTTTATATCGGATAAACTGTTCAAGCTGGTAAAAACTCCAGTTGTTCAATTTACGAGTAAAATTCTTACCACGTCTTGTCTGAACTCGAATACTAGTAAGATCTTCAAGAGCAAATACATTATAAGGCATTGCCACGATTTCCTTAGAAATACAGTGGTTAACGTCTTTCACAAACCGTCTTTCTTTTCCGCTGATCTTCTTCAAAAGTTGTTTAGCGGACTTAGTGCCTTTGGATTGAAGTTTCTGCCTGATATATGCGTATTTTGCTCTCACTGCTTTGATTTGAAAACCATTAAAGAATTTATTGTTAGAACATACAGCTACATTGACTATTCCTCTATCTATCCCAAGCACTTTATTTCCAGATTGTTTAGGAGATTCTGTACGCATCACAAGATGCAACCAAAACTCATTCTTCTGTTGGATATACTTGATAGTAGAGGATTGTACAGACCAATTGAGATACTTACTATAATATTCAGGAATAGTATAGGTTGCTTCGATTCTGCCAGCAATGGTAGACATTGTAGCAAACATGTGTTTCAGAACAACCCTAAGCGTTCTCTGGTTAAATCTGGCTGCTGCAAGTGGTTTAGCAACAGGAAGTATTTTCAGCTTAACGCCTTTAAGAGCTTCCGCTGCAACATCCCTGGCAGCCTGTACCAAAGAACTATTCAGTTCTGGAAACTGTTCGCGAATAGAATAGTATGTAGCATGGTGGATAATTATCTTAGAACTAGTATGGTGTTCAAAACCATAGTTAGCAGCTATGTTAACTGCTTTATTATACATCATAATAGTTTCTTTAAGTTTAGGCTCGTCAATTTCATTGAGTCTAAGTCTAAGTTTTATGGTCCTATCCACCTTCATATGTACAAGATAATACTATATATAACCAACGTCAAGAGGTGCACAAGAGGTGAGGGTTCGTTTTCTCCAACGACTAAAGTCGTTGGTCTCCACGACCCTCTGCACTCCCATTTATCATGATCTGAATTTTTTTCAGTCCTCGCGCTTAAATGGATCATACGTGAACCCGAAGCCCAGGTATCTCAGGGACAGGAAGGCCATGAGCACCACAAGGACGAAAGAGAGCAATCCTGCAAGGGCTGTAACATAGTACATGACACCCATTGCTGACAAGCCGGTATTCAGATACGGGAAGAGACTGAAGGGCTCGTTGTACAGCGGATACAGATACGTGATGATACCATTGTCCATGTCGTCCAGCAGCAGATGAGAGAGCGAAGCTGCCTCTGCGAATACTCCTACGGCCAGAGCTTTGTGCCACTGCCTGTACAGCACCATACCAGGTAAGACGCCGCCCACAAAGGCAATGCTGGCGAATAATAATGAATGCGTGGGCAGGGTACCTATGTTACAGTGATCACCCCGGGCACCGTACAGGAGCAGATTGATGACCGCAGATATATCCGGGAACAGCGAGAAAAAGCTGCCTATACCAAACAATACCAGGAAATACCACCAGTCGCTGCGCTGTAGCTTGCCCCGGCGGAAAGCTTTTGCAAAACCATACAATGCTATCGGAAACAGCAGTAATACGAAGAATATCAGATGTCCTGCAGGATATGGCATATGGATATA
This DNA window, taken from Methanomethylovorans hollandica DSM 15978, encodes the following:
- a CDS encoding RNA-guided endonuclease InsQ/TnpB family protein, which translates into the protein MKVDRTIKLRLRLNEIDEPKLKETIMMYNKAVNIAANYGFEHHTSSKIIIHHATYYSIREQFPELNSSLVQAARDVAAEALKGVKLKILPVAKPLAAARFNQRTLRVVLKHMFATMSTIAGRIEATYTIPEYYSKYLNWSVQSSTIKYIQQKNEFWLHLVMRTESPKQSGNKVLGIDRGIVNVAVCSNNKFFNGFQIKAVRAKYAYIRQKLQSKGTKSAKQLLKKISGKERRFVKDVNHCISKEIVAMPYNVFALEDLTSIRVQTRRGKNFTRKLNNWSFYQLEQFIRYKAEAVGKLVITVDPRFSSQKCSRCGNILKENRNGNAYRCHNCGLQLHADLNAARNIAQSGTSCLSRLPVNQPNVVSI
- a CDS encoding metal-dependent hydrolase, whose amino-acid sequence is MPYPAGHLIFFVLLLFPIALYGFAKAFRRGKLQRSDWWYFLVLFGIGSFFSLFPDISAVINLLLYGARGDHCNIGTLPTHSLLFASIAFVGGVLPGMVLYRQWHKALAVGVFAEAASLSHLLLDDMDNGIITYLYPLYNEPFSLFPYLNTGLSAMGVMYYVTALAGLLSFVLVVLMAFLSLRYLGFGFTYDPFKRED